In a genomic window of Bradyrhizobium ontarionense:
- the map gene encoding type I methionyl aminopeptidase, whose protein sequence is MSYIEATDTAARKNGQIKLHGASGLAAMRKAGALVSKCLDALTDIVKPGVPTSRIDDFVRDFAFSHGAYPATLMYRGYRYSTCTSINHVVCHGMPNDRPLKEGDIINVDVTFIVDGWYGDSSRMYAIGPISRKAERLIEVTYESMMRGIAAVKPGATTGDIGHAIQSFVEPQGMSVVRDFCGHGLGRLFHDEPNIIHVGRPGEGVLLRPGMFFTIEPMINLGKPHVKILSDGWTAVTRDRSLSAQFEHSVGVTADGCEIFTLSERHGEKPLTQV, encoded by the coding sequence ATGAGCTACATCGAAGCCACCGACACCGCTGCGCGCAAGAACGGCCAGATCAAGCTGCATGGCGCGAGCGGCCTTGCCGCCATGCGCAAGGCCGGCGCGCTGGTGTCGAAATGCCTTGATGCGCTCACCGACATCGTCAAGCCGGGCGTCCCGACCTCCCGGATCGACGATTTCGTCCGCGACTTCGCCTTCAGCCATGGCGCCTATCCGGCGACGCTGATGTATCGCGGCTACCGCTACTCGACCTGCACGTCGATCAACCACGTGGTCTGCCACGGCATGCCGAACGACCGGCCGCTGAAGGAGGGCGACATCATCAATGTCGACGTCACCTTCATCGTCGACGGCTGGTACGGGGACTCGAGCCGCATGTATGCGATCGGTCCGATCTCGCGCAAGGCCGAGCGGCTGATCGAGGTGACCTACGAATCGATGATGCGCGGCATCGCCGCGGTGAAGCCCGGCGCCACCACCGGCGACATCGGCCACGCCATCCAGAGCTTCGTCGAGCCGCAGGGCATGAGCGTGGTACGCGATTTCTGCGGCCATGGCCTCGGCCGCCTGTTCCATGACGAGCCGAACATCATCCATGTCGGCCGCCCCGGCGAGGGCGTGCTGTTGAGGCCCGGCATGTTCTTCACGATCGAGCCGATGATCAATCTCGGCAAGCCACATGTGAAGATCCTGTCCGACGGCTGGACCGCGGTGACGCGCGACCGCTCGCTATCGGCGCAGTTCGAGCATTCGGTCGGCGTCACTGCCGACGGCTGCGAGATCTTCACGCTGTCGGAGCGTCATGGCGAGAAGCCGCTGACGCAGGTGTGA
- a CDS encoding mechanosensitive ion channel family protein, giving the protein MDLDLKDVLEFLQTVARSIGAEVTSPWFYLQLGLVLSGAGIAFAASAAVRARIDLTSLAMGWPGPLRQLLRVLLESVATVVFVILMRIARTGMVLWTWPSRSYLLAIALKLALAWLVIRLITSVIRSTFIVQIVSISAWLVAALSIIGQLDNVVDALDSVSVVLGGLRLTPLLVIKLGVLLLAVLWLTNVASNFVESRITRSTDLTPSIQVLLIKMVRMGLMILGIAIAISAVGINLSALAIFSGAAGVGIGLGLQRIVANFVAGIILLADKSVKPGDLVTIGDSSGRISAMNTRYISVAAGDGREFLIPNEDLVTQKVTNWTYTDKNTLVKVNFGTNYDADPRVVCKLSTDIAAEIPRTLKSKAPNCLLTEFTEAGMKFSLTCWIADPGYMDSVKSEVMLSLWEAFKREGIRVPYPVRELRIRGGALPVETTVEVPTG; this is encoded by the coding sequence ATGGACCTCGACTTAAAAGACGTTCTCGAATTCCTGCAGACCGTGGCGCGCTCGATCGGCGCCGAGGTCACCTCGCCCTGGTTCTACCTTCAGCTCGGACTGGTGCTGAGCGGCGCCGGCATTGCCTTTGCGGCAAGCGCCGCGGTGCGCGCGCGCATCGACTTGACCTCGCTGGCAATGGGCTGGCCCGGCCCGCTGCGGCAGCTGCTGCGGGTCCTGCTGGAGAGCGTCGCCACGGTGGTGTTCGTGATCCTGATGCGGATCGCGCGCACCGGGATGGTGCTGTGGACCTGGCCGAGCCGCAGCTATCTGCTCGCGATCGCGCTCAAGCTCGCGCTGGCCTGGCTCGTGATCCGGCTGATCACCTCGGTGATCCGCAGCACCTTCATCGTGCAGATCGTGTCGATCTCGGCCTGGCTGGTCGCGGCGCTCAGCATCATCGGCCAGCTCGACAACGTCGTCGATGCGCTCGACTCGGTGTCGGTCGTGCTCGGCGGCCTCAGGCTGACGCCGCTGCTCGTCATCAAGCTCGGCGTGCTTCTGCTCGCAGTGCTGTGGCTGACCAACGTCGCGAGCAATTTCGTCGAAAGCCGGATCACGCGCTCGACCGACCTGACGCCGTCGATCCAGGTGCTGCTGATCAAGATGGTCCGCATGGGCCTGATGATCCTGGGCATCGCGATCGCGATCAGCGCGGTCGGCATCAACCTGTCGGCGCTCGCGATCTTCTCCGGTGCGGCCGGTGTCGGTATCGGTCTCGGCCTGCAGCGCATCGTCGCCAATTTCGTCGCCGGGATCATTCTGCTCGCCGACAAATCGGTGAAGCCGGGCGATCTCGTCACCATCGGCGACAGTTCGGGACGCATCAGCGCGATGAACACGCGCTACATCTCGGTCGCCGCCGGCGACGGCCGCGAGTTCCTGATCCCGAACGAGGATCTCGTCACGCAGAAGGTCACCAACTGGACCTATACCGACAAGAACACGCTGGTGAAGGTCAATTTCGGCACCAATTACGACGCCGATCCCAGGGTCGTCTGCAAGCTCTCCACCGACATCGCGGCCGAAATCCCCCGCACGCTGAAATCGAAGGCGCCGAACTGCCTGCTGACCGAGTTCACCGAGGCCGGCATGAAATTCTCGCTGACCTGCTGGATCGCCGACCCCGGCTACATGGACAGCGTCAAGAGCGAGGTCATGCTGTCGCTGTGGGAGGCCTTCAAGCGCGAGGGCATCCGCGTGCCCTATCCGGTGCGAGAGCTTCGTATTCGCGGCGGCGCACTCCCGGTGGAAACCACCGTCGAGGTTCCGACCGGTTAG
- a CDS encoding potassium/proton antiporter: MTSLDAVSIAILLGAVLVMAGILSSLLALRFGAPLLLVFLVIGMLAGDSGPGHIEFQDVRTTYLVGSVALALILFDGGLRTRFQSIRTVLAPSMVLATIGVLMTAFITAPVAKYALDLGWTEAMLVGAVIASTDAAAVFLLVHAQGLRLRPRVGATLEAESGSNDPFAVFLTLMLVELISVGHGSFSHFAIELLREAVLGTLFGIVGGRLVVIGLNKVALPQGLHAPFVATAALVIFGMAQIAHGSGFLAVYLAGIIIGNRPTRAHNSVVTFLDAATWLAQIVMFVLLGLLVSPQRLLDSIVPAIGVALVLMLVARPAAVFLCLMPFRFNWREKAFIAWTGLRGAVAIFLASIPMLVGLSKAYLYFDVAFVVVIISLLAQGWTLGVAARKLHVALPRTDRGPRRIELDLPGQLEQQLVGYAIRSKSLYFRRGLIPSWSKPTLVIRNQQILSPPEAEPIAPGDYLYLLAPPEKAESLDRFFVDMPPSAAPDPHLLGDFMVSAEHTLDEVAGIYGVKLGEGEDKLTLADYFDIHLDHAPKEGATMALDTIVLVARSISGGRVSVVGLRLPEDEEEAPVLTRTEQMKRKLADFWSSVAGV, translated from the coding sequence ATGACATCCCTCGACGCCGTCAGCATTGCCATCCTCCTCGGCGCGGTCCTGGTCATGGCCGGGATCCTGTCCAGCCTGCTGGCGCTGCGTTTCGGCGCGCCGCTGCTGCTGGTGTTCCTCGTGATCGGCATGCTGGCGGGTGATTCCGGCCCCGGTCATATCGAATTCCAGGACGTCCGTACCACCTATCTGGTCGGCTCGGTCGCCCTGGCGCTGATTCTGTTCGACGGCGGCCTGCGGACGCGTTTCCAGAGCATCCGCACCGTGCTGGCGCCATCGATGGTGCTCGCCACCATCGGCGTGCTGATGACCGCGTTCATCACCGCGCCGGTCGCGAAATATGCCCTGGACCTCGGCTGGACCGAGGCGATGCTGGTCGGCGCCGTGATCGCCTCGACCGATGCGGCGGCCGTGTTCCTGCTGGTGCATGCCCAGGGGCTGCGGCTGCGGCCGCGCGTCGGGGCGACGCTGGAAGCAGAGTCCGGCAGCAACGATCCGTTCGCGGTGTTCCTGACCTTGATGCTGGTCGAGCTGATCTCGGTCGGCCACGGCTCGTTCTCGCATTTCGCGATCGAGCTGCTCCGCGAGGCCGTGCTCGGCACGCTGTTCGGAATCGTCGGCGGGCGGCTGGTGGTGATCGGTCTCAACAAGGTGGCGTTGCCGCAGGGATTGCACGCGCCGTTCGTGGCGACGGCCGCGCTCGTCATCTTCGGCATGGCGCAGATCGCCCACGGCTCCGGATTCCTCGCCGTCTATCTTGCCGGCATCATCATCGGCAACCGGCCGACACGCGCGCACAATTCGGTCGTCACCTTCCTCGATGCCGCGACCTGGCTGGCGCAGATCGTGATGTTCGTGCTGCTCGGCCTTCTGGTGTCGCCGCAGCGGCTGCTCGACAGCATCGTGCCGGCGATCGGGGTGGCGCTGGTGCTGATGCTGGTCGCGCGGCCGGCCGCGGTGTTTCTCTGCCTGATGCCGTTTCGCTTCAATTGGCGGGAGAAGGCCTTCATCGCCTGGACCGGCCTGCGCGGCGCAGTCGCGATCTTCCTGGCCTCGATCCCGATGCTGGTCGGGCTGTCCAAGGCTTATCTCTATTTCGACGTCGCCTTCGTCGTCGTGATCATCTCGCTGTTGGCGCAGGGCTGGACGCTCGGCGTCGCCGCGCGCAAGCTGCACGTGGCGCTGCCGCGCACCGATCGCGGCCCACGCCGCATCGAGCTCGATCTGCCCGGACAGCTCGAGCAGCAGCTGGTCGGCTATGCGATCCGCTCCAAGAGCCTGTATTTTCGCCGGGGCCTGATCCCGTCCTGGTCCAAGCCGACCCTGGTGATCCGCAACCAGCAGATCCTGTCGCCGCCCGAGGCCGAGCCGATCGCGCCGGGCGACTACCTCTATCTGCTGGCGCCGCCGGAAAAGGCCGAGTCGCTCGACCGCTTCTTCGTCGATATGCCGCCGTCGGCCGCGCCCGACCCGCATCTGCTCGGCGACTTCATGGTCTCGGCCGAGCACACGCTCGACGAGGTCGCCGGCATCTATGGCGTCAAGCTTGGCGAGGGCGAGGACAAGCTGACGCTCGCTGATTATTTCGACATCCATCTCGACCACGCGCCGAAGGAAGGCGCCACCATGGCGCTCGACACCATCGTGCTGGTGGCGCGCTCGATCTCCGGCGGTCGCGTCAGTGTGGTCGGTCTGCGGCTGCCCGAGGACGAGGAGGAAGCGCCGGTGCTGACGCGCACCGAGCAGATGAAGCGCAAGCTCGCCGATTTCTGGTCGTCGGTGGCGGGGGTTTGA
- the mepA gene encoding penicillin-insensitive murein endopeptidase: MQVRLILIAVMSSAVIAAAAPVHAQDKGSVEPKALPPLAHPDDPSTPAKELFARRLLPSAQPTKVIGTYNRGCIAGADRMPINGEAWQVMRLSRNRNFGHPGMIALLKRLAARAHKDAGWPGILVGDIGQPRGGPALSGHASHQIGLDADIWLTPMPEHRLSRNEREEMSAVMMVRQDRLDVDPRVFTKGHVAVIRAAAQEPSVQRIFVNAAIKKALCRDAKGDRSWLTKVRPWWGHDYHFHIRMVCPPGNPDCHGQTDQAGGDGCSADDLGYWFSDAVLHPPPPKEPPTPPQPVTLAQLPPACRVVLHAPDAKN, encoded by the coding sequence ATGCAGGTCCGCCTGATTCTGATTGCAGTCATGAGTTCCGCCGTCATCGCCGCGGCGGCGCCGGTCCACGCGCAGGACAAAGGCAGCGTCGAGCCGAAGGCGCTGCCGCCGCTGGCCCATCCCGACGATCCCTCGACGCCGGCCAAGGAGCTGTTCGCCCGCAGGCTGTTGCCGTCGGCGCAGCCAACCAAGGTGATCGGGACCTACAATCGCGGCTGCATCGCCGGCGCCGACCGCATGCCGATCAACGGCGAGGCGTGGCAGGTGATGCGGCTGTCACGGAACCGCAATTTCGGCCACCCGGGCATGATCGCGCTGCTCAAGCGCCTGGCTGCCAGAGCCCACAAGGACGCCGGCTGGCCGGGCATTCTGGTCGGCGACATCGGCCAGCCGCGCGGCGGCCCGGCGCTGAGCGGACATGCCAGCCACCAGATCGGGCTCGATGCCGACATCTGGCTGACGCCGATGCCTGAGCACCGGCTGTCGCGTAACGAGCGCGAGGAGATGTCGGCGGTCATGATGGTGCGCCAGGATCGCCTCGACGTCGATCCGCGCGTGTTCACGAAAGGCCACGTCGCGGTGATCCGCGCGGCAGCGCAGGAACCGTCTGTCCAGCGCATCTTCGTCAATGCCGCAATCAAGAAGGCGCTGTGCCGCGATGCCAAGGGCGACCGCAGCTGGCTCACCAAGGTACGTCCCTGGTGGGGCCACGACTATCACTTCCACATTCGCATGGTCTGCCCGCCCGGAAATCCGGACTGCCATGGCCAGACCGACCAGGCCGGCGGCGACGGCTGCAGTGCGGACGATCTCGGCTACTGGTTCTCGGACGCGGTGCTGCACCCGCCGCCACCGAAGGAGCCGCCGACGCCGCCGCAGCCGGTCACGCTGGCGCAGCTGCCGCCGGCCTGCCGCGTGGTGCTGCACGCCCCGGATGCCAAGAACTGA
- a CDS encoding putative bifunctional diguanylate cyclase/phosphodiesterase: protein MRPVRPNKPKKLNRAPRARDSICPVRPSPRLGRHHAGKLVVADDVARTRAEAEAAVAEAKKAHDRLIEAIDILPEGIVFLDSDGRYILWNKKYAEIYNRSSDLFKPGARLGDTIRVGVARGDYPEAAGREEEWIAERLERLFQPKGRHEQRLSGGRTILIEERLTGDGGIVGLRVDITELKQREESFRLLFDGNPVPMIVCARDDGRVLGVNEAAAKHYGYSRAAFEQLGIRNLQAYESEAPWAGEQSSEEQAARTWKHVRADGTLIDLAIYSRHLVHNDQPAVLLALMDITERKRAEARLAFLAHHDALTGLPSRNLLRQQIDDKLAQMRRGSEKMAVLVLGLDNFKSINDTLGHAAGDRLLRGVGKRLRSILRQEDIVARLNSDEFAIVQGGLARPDDAAQLCRRLLQAIADPYLIDGSSVTIGATIGIAMAPNDGDDAEKLLKNADMALSRAKNETRGTFSYFENGMDARAQSRRRLEIELRDAIQRDVLRPHYQPLIDLSTGRITGFEALVRWPHPERGMIPPSEFIPIAEETGLISALGRSMLRQACSDAANWPDEVRVAVNMSPLQFRVGNVLSQVMDVLKQSGLPPSRLELEITETLVLEKSGQVLATLHALRALGVRISMDDFGTGYSSLSYLRSFPFDKIKIDQSFIRGLAANREAQAIVRSIVSLGKGLGVTITAEGVETEAELRCLRAEGCHEGQGYLFSRPRPNVEIVALLNAQCGADALDREARVA from the coding sequence ATGCGGCCCGTTCGGCCAAACAAGCCCAAGAAGCTCAATCGCGCGCCCCGCGCCCGTGATTCGATCTGCCCGGTCAGACCGAGCCCGAGACTGGGCCGCCACCACGCCGGCAAGCTGGTCGTGGCTGACGACGTCGCCCGCACCCGCGCCGAGGCCGAGGCCGCCGTCGCCGAGGCCAAGAAGGCGCATGACCGGCTCATCGAGGCGATCGACATCCTCCCCGAGGGCATCGTGTTCCTCGATTCCGACGGCCGCTACATCCTCTGGAACAAGAAGTACGCCGAGATCTACAACCGCAGCTCGGACCTGTTCAAGCCGGGCGCACGGCTCGGGGACACGATCCGCGTCGGCGTTGCGCGCGGCGACTATCCCGAGGCGGCCGGCCGCGAGGAGGAATGGATCGCCGAGCGGCTCGAGAGGCTGTTTCAGCCGAAAGGACGCCACGAGCAGAGATTGTCGGGCGGCCGCACCATCCTGATCGAGGAACGCCTGACCGGCGATGGCGGCATCGTCGGCCTGCGCGTCGACATCACCGAGCTGAAGCAGCGTGAGGAATCGTTTCGGCTGCTGTTCGACGGCAATCCGGTTCCGATGATTGTCTGCGCCAGGGATGACGGGCGCGTGCTCGGCGTCAACGAGGCCGCAGCCAAGCACTACGGCTACAGCCGCGCCGCGTTCGAGCAGCTCGGCATCCGCAACCTGCAGGCCTATGAGAGCGAGGCGCCCTGGGCCGGCGAGCAGTCCAGCGAGGAGCAGGCGGCGCGCACGTGGAAGCACGTTCGGGCCGACGGCACCCTGATCGATCTCGCGATCTATTCGCGCCACCTCGTCCACAACGATCAGCCGGCGGTGCTGCTGGCGCTGATGGACATCACCGAGCGCAAGCGCGCCGAGGCGCGGCTGGCCTTCCTGGCCCACCACGATGCATTGACCGGCCTGCCGAGTCGCAACCTGCTGCGCCAGCAGATCGACGACAAGCTCGCGCAGATGCGGCGCGGCTCCGAGAAGATGGCGGTGCTCGTGCTCGGTCTCGACAATTTCAAGTCGATCAACGACACGCTGGGGCATGCCGCCGGCGACAGGCTGCTGCGCGGGGTCGGCAAGCGGCTGCGCTCGATCCTGCGCCAGGAGGACATCGTCGCCCGTCTCAACTCGGACGAGTTCGCGATCGTGCAGGGCGGACTGGCGCGGCCGGATGACGCGGCCCAGCTCTGCCGCCGGCTGCTGCAGGCGATCGCCGACCCATACCTGATCGACGGCAGCTCCGTGACGATTGGCGCGACGATCGGGATCGCAATGGCGCCAAATGACGGTGACGACGCCGAGAAACTGCTGAAGAACGCCGACATGGCGCTCTCGCGGGCGAAGAACGAGACCCGCGGCACCTTCAGCTATTTCGAAAACGGGATGGATGCGCGGGCGCAGAGCCGGCGCAGACTCGAGATCGAGCTGCGCGACGCGATCCAGCGCGATGTGCTACGCCCCCATTACCAGCCGCTGATCGACCTCTCGACCGGACGCATCACGGGCTTCGAGGCGCTGGTGCGCTGGCCGCATCCGGAGCGCGGCATGATCCCGCCGTCCGAGTTCATTCCGATCGCCGAGGAGACCGGCCTGATCTCCGCGCTCGGTCGCTCGATGCTGCGCCAGGCCTGCAGCGATGCTGCGAATTGGCCGGACGAGGTGCGTGTCGCGGTGAACATGTCGCCGCTGCAGTTTCGCGTCGGCAACGTGCTGTCGCAGGTGATGGACGTGCTGAAGCAGTCCGGCCTGCCGCCGAGCCGGCTCGAGCTCGAGATCACCGAGACGCTGGTGCTCGAGAAGAGCGGCCAGGTGCTGGCGACCTTGCATGCGCTGCGCGCGCTCGGCGTGCGCATCTCGATGGATGATTTCGGCACCGGCTATTCAAGCCTGAGCTATCTGCGCAGCTTTCCGTTCGACAAGATCAAGATCGACCAGTCCTTCATCCGCGGTCTCGCCGCCAATCGCGAGGCCCAGGCGATCGTCCGCTCGATCGTCAGCCTCGGCAAGGGTCTCGGCGTCACGATCACGGCCGAGGGTGTCGAGACCGAGGCGGAGCTGCGCTGCCTGCGCGCCGAAGGCTGCCATGAAGGGCAGGGCTATCTGTTCAGCCGTCCCAGGCCCAATGTCGAGATCGTCGCGCTCCTGAATGCGCAGTGCGGTGCGGATGCGCTCGATCGAGAAGCGCGGGTCGCCTGA
- a CDS encoding DUF1801 domain-containing protein, which translates to MQATASHTRRHRLRTPTAPAAVAAVFAGYPQRLRRRLETLRRLILDTARTTTGVGTLQETLKWGQPSYLTTETGSGSTIRIDRIESEPDRYALYVHCQTDLIATFRELYPELSYGGNRCILLDASADVPEDALRHCIALALTYHRRKRRAASG; encoded by the coding sequence ATGCAGGCAACCGCTTCTCACACCAGACGGCATCGATTGCGCACGCCGACCGCGCCAGCCGCCGTCGCCGCCGTTTTTGCAGGCTATCCGCAGCGGCTGCGCCGACGACTGGAGACGCTGCGACGATTGATCCTGGATACGGCGAGGACAACGACGGGTGTCGGTACTCTGCAAGAGACCCTGAAATGGGGCCAGCCCAGCTATCTCACGACGGAAACCGGCAGCGGCAGCACCATCCGCATCGACCGGATTGAGTCAGAGCCCGATCGCTATGCGCTCTATGTCCATTGCCAGACCGACCTCATCGCGACCTTTCGCGAGCTCTATCCGGAGCTGAGCTATGGCGGCAATCGCTGCATCCTGCTCGACGCATCCGCGGACGTGCCGGAGGACGCATTGCGGCACTGCATCGCGCTGGCGCTGACCTATCATCGCCGCAAGCGCAGAGCGGCGAGCGGATAG
- a CDS encoding methyl-accepting chemotaxis protein, which produces MSRLRSISARLIIALSLTVAIACAVLGTFSVLQQRALTRLALEQQLKLQFDSVVAGIDYEGRAALAVSSTLAALPPIADAYVKGDREALGALLGGAMTSLKAQGIPLVNVWAPPATNFYRVHEPKVFGDDTSKRRLTVVQANQTGRQIAGVEQSRLSLGIFGMTPIVRDGKVIATVDVGAAFGKEFVDRAKQRFGIDLAVYWIDNQQPKRLSSTFGDDVVATPDEVLAVFKGTALQRDATLAGRPAAVYVGQIRNYAGDPIAVLELIKDTTAYEAAAAGAQQQLIIGTIVILLLAVIVALLVARGISRPLVAITAVMRRLSSGDTEVTIPGGQRKDELGTMAQAVDVFRRNMIETNSLREAQEATQHRAEREKQALQRQMADRFEADVKGVVSSVARATEDMERVVREITASVNGTSQRAAAAASASEEASNGVSTVAAASEELASSVTEIGRQVAHSSKVADSAVVKARQTTEMVGSLAAAAEKIGDVLRLIDAIASQTNLLALNATIEAARAGEAGRGFAVVAAEVKELAGQTAKATEEIAGQVSSIQAATSDCVTAIGGISGTIQEISGIAATIAAAVEQQGSATREIARSVQQAASGTNEVSQNVAGASDAAEQSRQLADHVMVATRDLGKHADALFKSVDTFLAGLRKAA; this is translated from the coding sequence ATGTCCCGTCTCCGGTCGATCTCCGCCCGTCTGATCATCGCCCTGTCGCTCACGGTCGCCATCGCCTGCGCCGTTCTGGGCACCTTCTCGGTGCTCCAGCAACGCGCCCTGACCCGGCTGGCGCTGGAGCAGCAGCTGAAGCTGCAATTCGACAGCGTCGTCGCCGGCATCGACTACGAGGGCCGCGCCGCGCTGGCGGTGAGCTCGACGCTGGCCGCGCTGCCGCCGATCGCCGACGCCTACGTCAAGGGCGACCGCGAGGCGCTGGGCGCCCTGCTCGGCGGCGCCATGACCTCGCTGAAGGCGCAAGGGATTCCGCTGGTGAACGTGTGGGCACCGCCGGCCACCAACTTCTACCGCGTGCACGAGCCGAAAGTATTCGGCGACGACACCTCGAAGCGACGGCTCACGGTGGTGCAGGCGAACCAGACCGGCCGGCAGATCGCCGGCGTCGAGCAGAGCCGACTGTCGCTCGGCATCTTCGGCATGACGCCGATCGTCCGCGACGGCAAGGTGATCGCAACGGTCGATGTCGGCGCGGCCTTCGGCAAGGAATTCGTCGATCGTGCCAAACAGCGCTTCGGCATCGATCTCGCCGTCTACTGGATCGACAACCAGCAGCCGAAACGGCTCTCCTCCACCTTCGGCGACGATGTCGTCGCGACGCCGGACGAGGTGCTCGCAGTGTTCAAGGGCACAGCCCTGCAGCGCGACGCGACGCTGGCGGGCCGGCCCGCCGCGGTCTATGTCGGCCAGATCAGGAACTACGCCGGCGACCCGATCGCCGTGCTCGAACTGATCAAGGACACGACCGCCTATGAGGCCGCGGCCGCCGGCGCGCAGCAGCAGCTGATCATCGGCACGATCGTGATCCTGCTGCTCGCCGTCATCGTCGCGCTGTTGGTCGCGCGCGGCATCTCGCGTCCGCTGGTTGCGATCACCGCCGTCATGCGCCGGCTGTCGAGCGGCGACACCGAGGTCACCATTCCCGGCGGCCAACGCAAGGACGAACTCGGCACGATGGCGCAGGCGGTCGACGTATTCCGCCGCAACATGATCGAGACCAATTCGCTGCGCGAGGCGCAGGAGGCGACACAGCACCGCGCCGAGCGCGAGAAGCAGGCGCTGCAGCGCCAGATGGCCGACCGCTTCGAGGCCGACGTCAAGGGCGTGGTGTCCTCGGTCGCCCGCGCCACTGAAGACATGGAGCGCGTGGTCCGCGAGATCACGGCAAGCGTCAACGGCACCTCGCAGCGCGCGGCGGCTGCAGCGTCCGCCTCCGAGGAAGCCTCGAACGGCGTGTCGACCGTCGCCGCAGCGTCCGAGGAACTCGCTTCCTCGGTGACCGAGATCGGCCGTCAGGTCGCGCATTCGAGCAAAGTGGCCGACTCGGCGGTGGTCAAGGCCCGACAGACCACCGAGATGGTCGGCAGCCTTGCGGCGGCCGCCGAGAAGATCGGCGACGTGCTGCGCCTGATCGACGCGATCGCGAGCCAGACCAATCTGCTCGCCCTCAACGCCACGATCGAGGCGGCGCGCGCCGGCGAGGCCGGCCGCGGCTTCGCGGTCGTGGCCGCCGAGGTCAAGGAGCTGGCCGGCCAGACCGCGAAGGCGACGGAAGAGATCGCCGGCCAGGTCAGCTCGATCCAGGCCGCCACGTCCGACTGCGTGACCGCGATCGGCGGCATCAGCGGCACGATCCAGGAGATCAGCGGCATTGCCGCCACCATTGCCGCCGCTGTCGAGCAGCAGGGTTCGGCGACGCGCGAGATCGCGCGCAGCGTCCAGCAGGCCGCCTCCGGCACCAATGAAGTCTCGCAGAACGTCGCCGGCGCCAGCGATGCCGCCGAGCAGTCGCGTCAGCTCGCCGACCACGTCATGGTCGCCACGCGCGACCTCGGCAAGCATGCGGACGCCCTGTTCAAGAGCGTCGACACGTTCCTGGCGGGCCTGCGCAAGGCGGCCTGA
- a CDS encoding helix-turn-helix transcriptional regulator: MNSVVSDIYDAVLNPGLWGVALQRIARFVGGRRDELRFDDLAAGFVLAGHDIGSDLEYMLMHSELYGDFDPFTAVSLLDVEEVLSLLELTPHRDECAHLVYRERRRSNGTATGLMMGARRDPHRRVDVNRNDSDDAVDDDMIGRISLVAPHVRRAILIAKVFGRKLSEAATFSSILDRLRAGLFLIDRDGRIVHANAPGRKILNADEVLQIVNGRLVARDVDVNRTIQDAIARRGNLDFNMNVISLPLTTENLERHVVHVLPQGFGGDSHGGRPGSVASAILVCEARLKGLANEDVIRRAYQLTPTELRVLLALFDVGGISEVSASLGVSKSTVKTHVARLFAKTGASRQADLVKLVAGFMPMFTT, translated from the coding sequence TTGAACTCCGTCGTCAGTGACATTTATGACGCAGTGCTCAATCCCGGGCTTTGGGGAGTTGCGCTGCAACGAATTGCGAGATTCGTCGGCGGCCGGCGGGACGAGCTTCGCTTCGACGATCTGGCTGCCGGGTTTGTCCTCGCGGGCCACGATATCGGCTCCGACCTCGAATACATGCTGATGCATTCGGAGCTCTATGGCGACTTCGATCCTTTCACAGCGGTATCGCTTCTCGATGTCGAAGAGGTCTTGAGTCTTCTCGAACTTACGCCTCATCGTGACGAATGCGCCCACCTCGTCTACCGGGAGAGAAGACGATCCAACGGCACAGCCACAGGGTTGATGATGGGCGCACGTCGAGACCCGCATCGGCGGGTCGACGTGAACCGAAACGACTCCGATGACGCGGTCGACGATGACATGATCGGGCGCATATCGCTCGTAGCGCCCCACGTAAGGAGGGCAATTCTCATCGCCAAGGTATTCGGCCGAAAGCTGAGCGAAGCGGCCACGTTTTCCAGCATCCTCGACCGGCTGCGGGCGGGCCTGTTCCTCATCGACCGTGACGGACGCATCGTTCACGCCAATGCCCCCGGTCGCAAAATCCTCAACGCCGACGAGGTTCTACAAATCGTCAACGGCCGGCTTGTCGCGCGCGATGTCGATGTCAACCGGACGATACAGGACGCCATCGCACGACGGGGCAACCTCGACTTCAACATGAATGTCATCTCACTTCCGCTGACGACTGAAAATCTCGAGCGTCACGTCGTCCACGTCCTGCCGCAGGGATTCGGCGGAGATTCCCACGGCGGAAGGCCCGGCAGCGTCGCGTCCGCCATTCTCGTCTGCGAGGCCCGCCTCAAGGGCCTCGCCAACGAAGACGTCATCCGGCGCGCCTATCAACTGACGCCGACCGAGCTGCGCGTTCTGCTCGCCCTGTTCGACGTCGGCGGCATCTCCGAAGTCTCGGCCTCTCTCGGCGTCTCCAAATCGACCGTCAAGACGCATGTCGCCCGTCTGTTCGCAAAAACCGGCGCCAGCCGGCAGGCTGACCTGGTCAAGCTGGTCGCCGGCTTCATGCCGATGTTCACGACATGA